A DNA window from Macadamia integrifolia cultivar HAES 741 chromosome 4, SCU_Mint_v3, whole genome shotgun sequence contains the following coding sequences:
- the LOC122077594 gene encoding proteasome subunit alpha type-1-A-like — protein sequence MFRNQYDTDVTTWSPAGRLFQVEYAMEAVKQGSAAIGLRSKTHVVLASVNKANSELSSHQKKIFKVDDHIGVAIAGLTADGRVLSRYLRSECINYSFAYESPLPVGRLVVQLADKAQVCTQRSWKRPYGVGLLVAGLDELGAHLYYNCPSGNYFEYQAFAIGSRSQAAKTYLERKFESFMRSSREDLIKDALFAIKETLQGEKLTSSICTVAVVGAGEPFHVMDQKTIQELIESLEVKEDEPVGDQGAAMQEDPSPEAAPMDI from the exons ATGTTCAGGAACCAGTACGATACAGACGTGACCACATGGAGTCCGGCGGGGCGGCTCTTCCAAGTGGAGTACGCAATGGAGGCCGTGAAGCAAGGGTCCGCCGCCATTGGTCTGCGATCCAAAACACACGTGGTGTTGGCTAGCGTGAACAAGGCCAATTCAGAGCTCTCGTCTCACCAGaagaagatcttcaaagtcgaTGATCATATCGGTGTTGCCATCGCTGGCCTTACCGCAGACGGCAGAGTCCTCTCCCGGTATCTTAGATCCGAATGCATCAATTACAGCTTCGCTTACGAGTCTCCTCTTCCCGTGGGAAGACTGGTCGTTCAACTTGCCGACAAGGCCCAG GTTTGCACACAACGCTCTTGGAAGCGGCCATATGGTGTGGGTTTGCTGGTTGCTGGGTTGGATGAACTTGGAGCTCACCTATACTACAACTGCCCAAGTGGAAACTACTTTGAATATCAGGCATTTGCCATTGGGTCCCGCTCTCAAGCTGCAAAGACTTATTTGGAGCGCAAGTTTGAGTCTTTCATGAGGTCCTCTCGGGAAGATCTGATCAAGGATGCACTGTTTGCAATCAAGGAAACATTACAAGGTGAGAAACTTACCAGCTCTATCTGCACTGTTGCTGTAGTTGGGGCAGGGGAGCCCTTCCACGTAATGGATCAGAAAACCATACAAGAGTTGATCGAGTCATTGGAAGTGAAGGAAGATGAGCCTGTTGGTGACCAGGGTGCAGCTATGCAGGAAGACCCGAGCCCAGAAGCAGCCC